The following coding sequences are from one Candidatus Kapaibacterium sp. window:
- a CDS encoding NUDIX hydrolase — MSETQVADLRIFRAKSIERLNPVSMQRGFFTVLDSPDWVNILPITDDGNIVFVKQYRHGSDSVSLELPGGLKEKNEPAIDAAKRECIEETGYIGAGEPIQIGVSLPNPAFLTNKCTSFVWLDCKKLSNQKLDSHEVIDVVTIPIPEIRNLILSGELNHSVILTALFYYSLKYGL, encoded by the coding sequence TTGTCGGAAACTCAGGTAGCCGATTTGAGAATTTTCAGGGCTAAAAGCATCGAAAGATTGAACCCCGTTAGTATGCAACGAGGTTTTTTTACGGTTCTTGACTCTCCTGATTGGGTAAACATCCTTCCAATTACTGATGACGGAAATATCGTTTTTGTGAAGCAATACAGGCATGGGTCTGATTCTGTCAGCTTAGAATTGCCCGGTGGATTGAAAGAAAAAAACGAGCCTGCAATTGATGCCGCTAAGCGTGAATGTATCGAAGAAACGGGTTATATTGGCGCAGGTGAACCGATTCAAATTGGTGTCAGTCTCCCCAATCCTGCTTTCTTGACTAATAAATGCACAAGTTTTGTATGGTTGGATTGCAAGAAATTAAGCAATCAAAAGCTCGACAGCCACGAAGTGATTGATGTGGTAACGATTCCGATTCCTGAAATTAGAAATTTGATATTATCCGGTGAGTTGAATCATTCGGTAATACTTACAGCATTATTTTATTATTCTTTAAAATATGGTTTATAG
- a CDS encoding lipoate--protein ligase, giving the protein MLCIYNTSIEPYINMATEEHLFKNFQDDIFMLWRNNNAIVVGKHQNTLAEINLEHVRQNDIKVVRRLSGGGAVFHDLGNLNFTFIVNGEDSNLVDFRKYTQPILDVLQSLGVNAIFEGRNDLTIEGKKFSGNAVHVIRNRVLQHGTLLFTSQISDLTEALKVNPLKFQDKAVKSVRSRVTNISEHLPHPIALDQFTQLIMKHIQSMYSDATMYEFNAEDEEAIQKLAAEKYSTWDWNFGYQAKYNFEKLERTSAGNIEVHLNVENGFIKESKIYGDYFNTAETSDIEAALIGVKHEYNEISTLLNQFDLDAYFRGIAKGELENCFF; this is encoded by the coding sequence ATGCTTTGTATATATAATACTTCGATTGAGCCATATATCAACATGGCAACCGAAGAGCATCTTTTCAAAAATTTCCAAGACGATATTTTCATGCTATGGCGAAATAACAACGCTATTGTAGTCGGTAAACACCAAAACACTCTTGCAGAAATAAATCTTGAGCATGTCCGCCAAAACGACATCAAAGTTGTCAGAAGATTGTCCGGTGGCGGCGCCGTTTTCCACGATTTAGGAAATCTGAATTTCACATTTATCGTCAATGGCGAAGACAGCAATCTTGTTGATTTTCGCAAATACACCCAACCAATTTTAGACGTTCTGCAATCACTCGGTGTAAACGCAATATTTGAAGGGCGAAACGATTTAACAATCGAAGGTAAAAAATTCTCCGGTAATGCAGTTCATGTGATTCGAAATCGCGTTCTCCAACATGGCACATTGCTTTTCACTTCGCAAATATCAGATTTGACCGAAGCACTCAAAGTCAATCCCTTAAAATTTCAAGATAAAGCCGTAAAATCAGTTCGTTCACGAGTCACCAATATTAGCGAACATCTGCCCCATCCAATTGCTCTCGACCAATTTACTCAACTGATTATGAAGCATATCCAGTCAATGTATTCAGATGCCACAATGTATGAATTCAATGCTGAAGATGAAGAAGCGATTCAGAAATTAGCCGCCGAAAAGTATAGCACTTGGGATTGGAATTTTGGCTATCAAGCAAAGTATAATTTTGAAAAATTAGAAAGAACTTCAGCCGGAAATATCGAAGTGCATTTGAATGTTGAAAATGGTTTCATCAAAGAGAGCAAAATTTACGGTGATTATTTTAATACTGCCGAAACTTCGGATATTGAAGCTGCACTTATTGGTGTAAAGCACGAGTACAACGAAATATCAACCCTGCTTAATCAATTTGATTTGGACGCATACTTTAGAGGAATCGCCAAAGGTGAACTTGAAAATTGTTTCTTTTAA
- a CDS encoding AAA family ATPase: protein MGKVIAIANQKGGVGKTTTSINLSASLAANEYKVLLIDIDPQANTSAGVGIDTKRSDHTIYEVLVNDIEVNSTIMQTEMPYLSLLPSHINLVGAEIEMVSIKHRELILKNVLKDIRDDYDFLIIDCPPSLGLLTLNALSAADSVLIPVQCEYYALEGLGQLLNTISIVQYQLNTDLEIEGVLLTMFDSRLRLSNQVAEEVKQHFGKKVFKTVINRNVRLSEAPSHGLPVLLYDATCSGTQNYIDLATELVDNNRKFLRNNE, encoded by the coding sequence ATGGGCAAAGTAATAGCAATAGCGAACCAAAAAGGCGGAGTAGGCAAAACTACGACTTCTATCAATTTATCTGCATCACTTGCGGCAAATGAGTATAAAGTATTGCTGATAGATATTGACCCTCAGGCAAATACTTCAGCCGGAGTGGGTATTGATACTAAACGTTCCGACCACACAATTTACGAAGTATTGGTCAATGACATCGAAGTCAATTCTACCATTATGCAAACGGAGATGCCCTACTTGTCATTGTTGCCATCGCATATCAATCTGGTAGGTGCAGAAATCGAAATGGTTAGCATCAAACATCGCGAGCTTATACTCAAAAATGTTTTGAAGGATATTCGTGATGATTATGACTTTTTGATTATTGATTGTCCCCCATCTTTGGGATTATTGACTTTAAATGCACTATCCGCGGCGGATTCGGTATTAATACCCGTCCAATGCGAGTATTATGCACTCGAAGGACTGGGACAATTGCTCAATACAATATCAATCGTTCAATACCAACTCAACACAGATTTGGAAATAGAAGGAGTGCTTCTGACAATGTTTGATTCGAGACTTCGTTTGTCCAACCAAGTTGCTGAAGAAGTAAAACAACATTTTGGAAAAAAAGTATTCAAAACTGTGATAAATCGAAATGTAAGGCTATCGGAAGCACCAAGTCACGGGTTGCCGGTCTTGCTTTACGATGCGACTTGCTCCGGAACACAAAATTATATAGACCTTGCAACTGAATTAGTGGATAATAACAGAAAATTTTTGAGAAATAATGAATAA
- a CDS encoding TonB-dependent receptor, translating into MRNHIFLILFSIFFININLFSQQFITGTVYGVGADEEKIHLSKARVTWMNSDVGTLTDDRGAFKIEEIEGGHNLIVSYLGYISDTIHVHDYEGSLEIVMDKFTTTDEVTVTGRMTDATISKSDISSNFKISEKGLQKAACCNLAESFVTNAAADVEFSDAVTGARQIKLLGLQGIYSQLMFENIPSLRGLATSFGLSYVPGPWMQSISISKGTSSVVNGYESITGQINLDFKKPEDDNPMFFNVFAEEIGRFEANVDASYRLSDEISTMMFLHGNSSSFDHDFNGNGFTDHPLVQQFNFMNRWKLQYDGFESVSGAHIIVEDRQGGQQDFLRGINKDAYGIDIKTNRFQVFSKNGFLLDEDAISTIGTIVSFTHHSQKSFFGKRTYDGEQNSFYANFIFDHSFADYEAEEKYAKLTSGLSFQYDNLNENLDFNPTNRHELVPGIFTEFSYSGLQNFIFTAGLRADNHNLYGTFITPRFHIKYDLTESTVFRASAGKGYRSSYIYAENSAILASSRNIIIESDLKQEEAWNYGLNTTSEFDFAGVYFTLNIDYFHTQFINQVVMDMDRDVNSIYFSNLDGESYSNSFQIDLIIEPFSGFTASTAYRINDVKSTYNGVLMDKPLQSFAKSFLNLAYTLPDESWSFDFTFDYNGKGRLPSTANNPEEYRLADEFQGYLMLHSQITKRFGKFEVYLGGENLSNFIQPNPIIAANDPFGQYFDTSMIWGPIMGRKIYMGARYTL; encoded by the coding sequence ATGAGAAATCATATTTTTTTAATTTTATTTTCAATATTTTTTATAAATATTAATCTTTTTTCGCAACAATTCATTACAGGTACTGTATATGGAGTTGGTGCGGATGAAGAAAAAATCCATTTGAGCAAAGCCCGCGTCACATGGATGAATTCTGATGTAGGCACTTTAACCGATGATAGGGGCGCTTTCAAGATCGAAGAAATCGAAGGTGGTCACAATTTAATCGTAAGCTATTTGGGATATATCAGCGACACAATTCACGTGCACGACTATGAAGGTTCGCTGGAAATTGTAATGGATAAATTCACAACTACTGATGAAGTCACAGTTACCGGAAGGATGACTGATGCAACAATTTCAAAATCGGATATTTCCAGCAATTTTAAAATCTCCGAAAAAGGATTGCAAAAAGCGGCATGTTGTAATTTAGCTGAAAGTTTTGTGACAAATGCAGCAGCAGATGTCGAATTTTCAGATGCCGTCACCGGCGCCCGACAGATTAAACTTCTCGGTTTGCAAGGTATTTACAGTCAGTTGATGTTCGAGAATATTCCTTCACTAAGGGGATTGGCTACATCATTTGGCTTGTCTTACGTTCCGGGACCCTGGATGCAATCAATTTCAATTTCAAAAGGGACATCGTCCGTTGTGAATGGGTACGAGTCAATCACAGGGCAAATAAATCTCGATTTCAAAAAACCTGAAGATGATAACCCTATGTTTTTTAATGTATTTGCTGAAGAAATCGGGCGATTTGAAGCCAATGTTGATGCATCCTATAGGTTATCCGATGAAATCAGTACAATGATGTTCTTACATGGTAATAGCAGCAGTTTTGACCATGATTTCAACGGTAACGGATTTACAGACCATCCTTTGGTACAGCAATTCAATTTCATGAACCGCTGGAAACTTCAGTACGACGGCTTCGAATCTGTTTCGGGTGCTCATATTATCGTCGAAGACCGCCAAGGCGGGCAACAGGATTTTCTGCGTGGAATTAATAAGGACGCTTACGGCATTGACATAAAAACTAATCGTTTCCAAGTGTTTTCAAAAAATGGATTTCTATTGGACGAGGACGCAATTTCTACAATTGGGACGATTGTTTCATTTACTCATCATAGCCAGAAATCATTTTTCGGCAAAAGAACTTATGATGGCGAACAAAATTCATTTTATGCGAATTTCATTTTCGACCATAGCTTTGCAGATTACGAAGCAGAAGAAAAATACGCCAAATTGACAAGCGGTTTGAGCTTTCAGTACGATAATTTGAATGAAAATTTAGATTTTAACCCAACAAATCGTCATGAACTTGTTCCCGGCATTTTCACAGAATTTTCTTATTCAGGACTGCAAAACTTCATATTTACTGCAGGTTTGAGAGCGGATAATCATAATTTATATGGAACTTTTATCACGCCACGATTTCACATTAAATATGACCTAACTGAAAGTACAGTTTTCAGAGCTTCAGCCGGCAAGGGTTATCGCTCATCTTATATTTATGCTGAGAATTCTGCAATCCTTGCTTCATCGCGAAATATTATTATCGAAAGTGACTTAAAGCAAGAAGAAGCATGGAATTACGGACTCAATACTACGTCGGAATTTGATTTCGCCGGTGTTTACTTCACACTTAATATAGATTATTTCCATACACAGTTTATAAATCAAGTAGTTATGGATATGGATAGAGATGTGAATTCAATTTATTTCTCAAATCTCGACGGCGAATCATACTCTAACAGCTTCCAAATTGACTTAATCATAGAGCCGTTCAGCGGCTTTACAGCATCAACCGCGTATAGAATTAACGATGTGAAAAGCACCTACAACGGTGTTTTGATGGATAAGCCGTTACAAAGTTTCGCTAAAAGCTTCTTGAATCTTGCATACACATTGCCTGACGAATCCTGGAGTTTCGATTTTACATTCGATTACAACGGCAAAGGCAGATTGCCATCTACTGCAAACAATCCTGAAGAATACCGTCTGGCAGATGAATTTCAGGGTTACTTGATGCTCCACTCGCAAATCACCAAGCGTTTCGGAAAGTTTGAAGTTTATCTCGGTGGCGAAAATCTCAGCAATTTCATTCAGCCGAATCCGATTATTGCAGCAAACGACCCATTCGGACAGTATTTCGATACTTCGATGATTTGGGGACCGATTATGGGTAGAAAAATTTACATGGGCGCAAGATACACTCTCTAA
- a CDS encoding glutamine synthetase III — translation MTVRLGSIQNIAAKKNYDTSYLKPMDKPVSEYFNQYVFGPEAKKKYLAIDVYEKFENCIENDIALDSDTADMIAIGLKNWAIDHGVTHYTHWFQPLTGKTSEKHDTFFKFDKHWRAIEMLSGLELIVQEPDGSSFPSGGLRSTHNARSYTIWDPKSPIFIRRGKYGKTLCVPAILISYSGESLDMKAPLLKSMSMLNKSAVGVCKYFDDNINKVIPTLGWEQEYFVVDESLFNARPDLILCGRTLYGNASARGQQLEDHYFASIPERVYNFIIDFEQEALRLGIPIKTRHNEVAPNQFECAPHFEYANIAADHNLLLMDKIDRVAKRHGLRVLMHEKPFNGLNGSGKHNNWSMSTNTGVNLLEPGDHPETNLMFMTFFINTIYAVYKHADLLRASIANAGNEHRLGANEAPPAIISVFTGDNVQKVLDAFKSGIEYKDESVQVNSGLEHLLVPFQKLHTTDRNRTSPFPFTGNKFEFRAVGSSVNVSNPMTILNIIAADTLSEFKIKVDSLISKGKEKETAIKNTLIEMLKECEPIIFNGDNYSDEWVQEAERRGLPNLKTTPIALNEMIKEHNIEFLAKTGVFSRDEIISRYNVAILEYIHKLEIEAVLVDEIAQTMIIPSVVSYQNELIKNVQGLKEIGLIAEAEAHKNQLVKISYHLEGMIKHLNDLETERKAASQKSVDGEKAEHFCTKVKPLFDIIRSHADKLELMVDDKYWQLPKYRELLFLH, via the coding sequence ATGACCGTCAGACTTGGAAGCATTCAGAATATCGCTGCTAAGAAGAACTACGATACTTCGTATTTGAAACCAATGGACAAGCCTGTTTCAGAGTACTTCAATCAATATGTCTTTGGTCCTGAAGCCAAGAAAAAGTACCTTGCGATTGATGTTTACGAAAAATTCGAAAATTGCATCGAAAACGATATCGCTTTAGATTCCGATACCGCTGATATGATTGCGATTGGACTCAAGAATTGGGCGATTGACCATGGAGTAACGCACTACACGCATTGGTTCCAACCACTCACCGGTAAAACTTCCGAAAAGCACGATACTTTTTTCAAATTTGACAAGCATTGGCGAGCTATTGAAATGCTGTCGGGTTTGGAATTGATTGTGCAAGAGCCAGATGGTTCAAGTTTTCCGTCCGGAGGTTTGCGAAGCACACACAATGCCCGTAGTTACACTATTTGGGACCCGAAATCTCCGATTTTCATTCGTCGCGGGAAATATGGCAAAACCCTTTGCGTTCCGGCTATTTTGATTTCATATTCCGGCGAATCGCTCGATATGAAAGCCCCTTTGCTCAAATCTATGAGTATGCTTAACAAATCTGCAGTCGGCGTCTGTAAATATTTTGATGACAACATCAACAAAGTCATTCCAACTCTCGGATGGGAACAAGAATATTTCGTTGTGGATGAATCATTGTTCAATGCCCGTCCGGATTTAATTTTGTGCGGTCGGACTCTTTACGGAAATGCTTCAGCTCGCGGACAACAACTCGAAGACCATTATTTCGCTTCGATTCCTGAGCGTGTTTACAATTTTATAATTGATTTTGAGCAAGAAGCATTACGATTAGGAATTCCCATTAAGACTCGCCATAATGAAGTTGCGCCAAATCAATTTGAATGTGCACCGCATTTTGAGTATGCAAATATCGCTGCTGACCATAATTTGTTGCTAATGGATAAAATTGACCGCGTTGCGAAAAGACACGGATTGAGGGTGCTGATGCATGAAAAACCCTTCAACGGATTGAATGGCTCCGGCAAACATAATAATTGGTCTATGTCCACGAATACGGGCGTCAATTTGCTCGAACCCGGCGACCACCCCGAAACTAATTTGATGTTTATGACTTTTTTCATAAATACGATTTATGCCGTGTATAAACACGCCGATTTATTGCGCGCCAGCATTGCAAATGCAGGAAATGAACACCGTTTGGGCGCTAATGAAGCACCACCGGCAATTATTTCTGTATTTACGGGTGATAATGTGCAAAAAGTTTTAGATGCATTCAAAAGCGGAATTGAATATAAGGATGAAAGTGTTCAAGTAAATTCAGGATTGGAACATCTTTTAGTGCCATTCCAAAAACTCCATACAACTGATAGAAATCGTACTTCGCCATTCCCTTTTACCGGAAATAAATTTGAATTTCGGGCAGTTGGTTCATCGGTTAATGTTTCCAACCCAATGACAATATTGAATATTATAGCAGCCGATACTCTTTCAGAATTTAAAATTAAAGTTGATTCATTAATTTCTAAAGGAAAAGAAAAGGAAACTGCAATTAAAAATACTTTGATTGAAATGTTAAAAGAATGCGAACCAATAATCTTTAATGGCGATAATTATAGTGATGAATGGGTTCAAGAAGCTGAAAGACGTGGTTTGCCAAATCTCAAGACGACTCCAATTGCATTAAATGAAATGATTAAAGAGCATAATATTGAGTTTCTTGCAAAAACGGGAGTTTTCAGTCGTGATGAAATAATTTCTCGTTATAATGTCGCAATTTTGGAATATATTCATAAATTGGAAATCGAGGCAGTATTAGTTGATGAAATTGCACAAACAATGATAATTCCTTCAGTTGTTTCATATCAAAATGAATTGATTAAAAATGTTCAGGGATTAAAAGAAATTGGATTAATTGCCGAAGCTGAAGCTCATAAAAATCAATTAGTTAAAATTTCATATCATCTCGAGGGTATGATAAAACATTTGAATGATTTGGAAACAGAACGCAAAGCAGCATCCCAAAAAAGTGTTGATGGCGAAAAAGCAGAACATTTTTGCACAAAGGTAAAGCCACTGTTCGACATAATCCGCTCACATGCAGATAAGTTGGAGTTAATGGTGGACGATAAATATTGGCAATTACCCAAGTATCGTGAGTTGTTGTTTTTGCATTAA
- the mazG gene encoding nucleoside triphosphate pyrophosphohydrolase encodes MNKKAEIPLPSNPEDAISQFEAFVEIVKILRRDCPWDSTQTNRSIAHLMIEEVYEAIDAIYENDDAEFSKELGDLLLHIVLHAVIAQERKAFDLKDVIKKISAKMIHRHPHVFGDTSVDGVEQVMQNWEALKLKESGSGERKSVLDGVPSNLPALLRAERIQHKASRVGFDWDNPDDVWAKVFEEITEFRHELKSGNNEKAEQEFGDLLFALVNAARFEGIVAEQALHLTNNKFTKRFYYIEKIARERGLDLNDMTLEEMDEIWNAAKNFDK; translated from the coding sequence ATGAATAAAAAAGCAGAAATCCCGCTTCCTTCCAACCCGGAGGATGCTATATCGCAATTTGAAGCATTTGTCGAAATTGTGAAAATTCTCCGCAGAGATTGCCCTTGGGACAGCACTCAGACTAACCGCTCGATTGCACATTTAATGATTGAGGAAGTTTACGAAGCTATTGATGCGATTTACGAAAATGACGATGCCGAATTTTCGAAAGAATTGGGCGATTTATTGCTACATATCGTGCTCCATGCAGTGATAGCCCAGGAAAGAAAGGCATTCGATTTAAAAGATGTCATCAAAAAAATATCAGCGAAAATGATTCATCGTCATCCGCACGTTTTCGGCGACACGAGTGTTGATGGGGTAGAGCAAGTGATGCAAAATTGGGAAGCCCTGAAGCTGAAGGAATCCGGTAGCGGAGAACGTAAATCTGTACTCGATGGCGTCCCGAGTAATCTTCCGGCTTTGCTAAGAGCGGAACGAATTCAACATAAGGCATCTCGAGTGGGCTTTGATTGGGATAATCCGGACGACGTTTGGGCAAAAGTTTTCGAGGAAATCACAGAATTCAGACATGAACTGAAAAGCGGAAATAATGAAAAAGCTGAACAAGAATTTGGCGACTTGCTGTTTGCATTGGTGAATGCGGCGAGATTTGAAGGCATTGTCGCAGAGCAGGCTTTGCATCTGACGAACAACAAATTCACAAAGCGCTTTTATTATATTGAAAAAATCGCTCGCGAACGTGGACTTGACCTCAATGATATGACTTTGGAGGAGATGGACGAAATTTGGAACGCTGCGAAAAATTTTGATAAATAA
- a CDS encoding ParB/RepB/Spo0J family partition protein, whose amino-acid sequence MNKLPKKKTGLGKGLGALISSVEFDTDKGFSLSGKETAESKLFAEVNVNEIRVNPYQPRKNFDPDGLEDLTNSIKKHGILQPIIVRKTINGYELVSGERRLRASIEADLKVIPAYVLAVKSDSQMLVIALEENIQRKDLNPMEEAYGYNEFIEKFNYTQEQIAELFNKDRSTIANFLRLLRLPLKVQEMLREKRLSMGHARALLGLNDAAKMIWAGNEIIEKKLNVRDTETLVKRIESGKIAFDKPKAKFPEKNPIAESTKAILNDKADKLRVAFGTNVRVIPKSKESGIIEFEFYSSDDLERLIELFDKVKEY is encoded by the coding sequence ATGAATAAGTTACCGAAAAAGAAAACGGGTTTGGGCAAAGGTCTCGGAGCCTTGATTTCTTCAGTTGAATTTGATACCGATAAGGGATTCAGTTTGAGTGGCAAAGAAACGGCTGAAAGCAAATTATTTGCCGAAGTAAATGTCAACGAAATAAGAGTCAATCCATATCAGCCAAGGAAAAACTTCGACCCTGACGGACTCGAAGATTTGACCAATTCTATCAAAAAGCATGGAATATTGCAACCGATAATCGTCCGTAAAACAATTAACGGTTATGAATTAGTGAGCGGTGAACGGCGTCTCAGAGCGTCTATCGAGGCAGATTTGAAGGTTATTCCGGCATATGTTCTCGCTGTCAAATCTGATTCGCAAATGCTTGTAATAGCGTTGGAAGAGAACATTCAGCGTAAAGACCTCAATCCGATGGAAGAAGCATACGGATACAACGAATTCATAGAAAAATTCAATTATACTCAAGAACAAATTGCCGAATTATTCAACAAGGACCGCTCTACAATTGCAAACTTTTTGCGACTGTTGCGATTGCCGCTCAAAGTGCAGGAAATGCTTCGCGAGAAACGTCTGAGCATGGGTCACGCAAGAGCTTTGTTGGGATTGAATGATGCCGCAAAGATGATTTGGGCTGGAAATGAGATAATTGAAAAGAAATTGAATGTTCGCGATACTGAAACTTTGGTCAAGAGAATCGAATCGGGTAAAATTGCATTTGACAAACCGAAGGCAAAATTCCCCGAAAAAAATCCAATAGCCGAATCAACCAAAGCAATTTTGAATGATAAGGCTGACAAGCTTCGTGTAGCATTCGGAACAAACGTGAGAGTAATTCCAAAATCTAAGGAAAGCGGCATTATCGAATTTGAGTTTTATTCGTCTGATGATTTGGAAAGATTGATAGAATTGTTTGATAAAGTGAAAGAGTATTAG
- a CDS encoding acyl-CoA thioesterase, with product MKTFQNVATFRVRYADTDRMGFLYNGNYLTLFEIGRTELMRTHGMNYRKMEDEGFMLPLTQAYAKYINPAYYDDVLEIQAALEYTGGALLRFNYNILKDNTIITNGFTEHIFMNSKSRKPMKPPKFFLDIINDNN from the coding sequence ATGAAGACTTTTCAAAATGTTGCGACTTTTCGTGTAAGGTATGCTGATACTGACCGTATGGGCTTCCTTTATAACGGAAATTACTTAACATTATTCGAAATCGGAAGAACTGAATTAATGCGAACTCATGGCATGAATTATCGCAAAATGGAAGACGAAGGCTTTATGCTACCGCTTACTCAGGCATATGCCAAATACATCAATCCCGCCTATTATGACGATGTGTTGGAGATTCAGGCAGCTTTAGAATATACAGGTGGTGCTTTGCTAAGGTTCAATTATAATATTTTGAAAGATAATACGATAATAACAAATGGATTTACAGAGCATATATTTATGAATTCAAAATCGCGAAAGCCAATGAAGCCGCCAAAATTTTTCTTGGACATAATTAACGATAATAATTAA
- a CDS encoding PorV/PorQ family protein yields the protein MNKLKFAVVILLLAAVSEGIAIDSPFSFLRYVSSARASGLSGSFVAMEDDPTSMYFNPATVSTIHTKPLSVTFLKHVLDINSGNVSYTHHTKENGSLAASIGYTSYGAFEYADGMGNRDGRTFGANDFLFGVTYSNELDKDFYYGLTLKYIFTGIEEVSTSAFAFDAGLLYLLPDGRTNLAMSILHIGTQITKIGNQNEPLPLDFRVGFNHRLQGLPILFNLSLHHLSDQADNFFDRFKRFNVGAEINLGEYIQARIGYDNEARSLTSSEVDKGLTGFSGGIGVKTDMINFDYGFTRYGSAVNLHRFSISLGVQQLF from the coding sequence ATGAACAAACTTAAATTTGCCGTTGTAATATTATTATTAGCTGCCGTGAGCGAAGGAATTGCGATTGACTCGCCGTTCAGCTTTTTGAGATATGTTTCAAGTGCACGTGCATCAGGACTTTCAGGCTCGTTCGTTGCTATGGAAGATGACCCGACGTCAATGTATTTCAATCCCGCAACAGTCAGTACGATACACACAAAACCACTATCGGTGACATTTTTGAAGCATGTATTGGATATTAATTCCGGCAATGTAAGTTATACTCATCATACCAAAGAAAATGGCTCTTTAGCAGCATCAATTGGTTACACAAGCTACGGAGCATTTGAATATGCCGATGGGATGGGCAATCGTGATGGTCGTACTTTTGGGGCAAATGATTTCTTATTCGGTGTCACCTATTCAAATGAGCTCGACAAAGATTTTTATTATGGATTGACGCTAAAATATATTTTCACGGGAATTGAAGAAGTCAGCACTTCTGCGTTTGCTTTTGATGCAGGTTTATTGTATTTGTTGCCCGATGGCAGAACAAATCTTGCAATGTCAATTTTGCATATCGGCACTCAAATCACCAAAATTGGCAATCAAAACGAACCACTGCCTTTGGATTTCAGAGTAGGCTTCAACCACAGATTGCAAGGTTTGCCGATTTTATTCAATTTATCATTGCATCATTTGTCAGACCAAGCAGATAACTTTTTCGATAGATTCAAAAGATTCAATGTAGGTGCTGAAATTAATCTGGGCGAATACATTCAAGCAAGAATTGGATATGATAACGAAGCTCGTTCGCTCACATCATCAGAAGTGGACAAAGGCTTGACAGGATTTTCGGGTGGCATTGGTGTCAAAACCGACATGATAAATTTCGACTATGGCTTCACTCGATACGGTTCAGCCGTTAATTTGCATAGATTCAGTATTAGTTTAGGTGTACAACAATTATTCTAA